From a single Bacillus pumilus genomic region:
- a CDS encoding MFS transporter yields the protein MLNTEQVIVKNYIDSPQKLKKLYKRVLFVVSLSQIFGGAGLAAGITVGALLAQQMLGTEAYAGVPIALFTLGSALAAFIVGKISQRYGRCIGLSTGFVVGGLGAIGVVIAAMMNSVILLFASLFIYGAGTATNLQARYAGTDLANSKQRATAISMTMVMTTFGAVAGPNLVGMMGEFAVSIGVPALGGPFILSAAAFIVAGLVLFILLRPDPLVIAQRIAAYKAEQEHGNKPDSADQKIDKKGLTVGATVMILTQIVMVALMTMTPIHMQHHGHGLAEVGIVIGFHIGAMYLPSPITGVLVDKLGRTAMSIASGITLLLAGLLAAFAPSDSMILLIIALSLLGLGWNFGLISGTAQIVDSTEPSTRAKTQGTLDVFIALAGAAGGALSGMVVANTSYATLSLSGGILSLFLIPVVVWSLKSKT from the coding sequence GTGTTAAATACAGAACAAGTTATAGTTAAGAATTATATAGATTCACCCCAAAAATTGAAAAAATTATATAAACGAGTATTGTTCGTTGTAAGTCTATCGCAAATATTTGGAGGGGCTGGACTAGCCGCAGGGATTACGGTAGGTGCACTTTTAGCTCAACAAATGCTTGGAACTGAAGCCTATGCAGGAGTCCCAATCGCTTTATTTACTTTGGGGTCAGCTTTGGCAGCTTTCATTGTAGGAAAGATTTCACAACGTTATGGACGATGCATCGGTTTATCGACAGGTTTTGTTGTTGGGGGGCTCGGAGCAATTGGTGTTGTGATTGCAGCTATGATGAATAGTGTCATTTTATTATTTGCATCGCTCTTCATTTACGGCGCAGGAACAGCCACAAATTTACAAGCTCGTTATGCTGGGACTGACTTAGCGAATTCTAAACAACGTGCAACTGCAATTAGTATGACAATGGTCATGACAACATTTGGGGCTGTAGCAGGTCCGAATTTAGTTGGAATGATGGGTGAATTCGCCGTATCAATTGGTGTTCCAGCACTTGGGGGTCCCTTTATTTTATCAGCAGCAGCATTTATTGTAGCAGGTCTTGTCCTATTTATTCTGCTGCGTCCGGATCCGTTAGTCATTGCCCAAAGAATAGCAGCTTACAAAGCAGAACAGGAGCATGGAAATAAACCAGATTCTGCGGATCAAAAAATAGATAAAAAAGGGCTTACAGTAGGTGCCACGGTTATGATCTTAACTCAAATTGTCATGGTTGCACTCATGACCATGACACCGATCCATATGCAGCATCATGGTCATGGATTAGCCGAAGTGGGGATTGTGATTGGTTTTCATATAGGTGCAATGTATCTTCCTTCACCTATCACGGGTGTACTTGTAGATAAATTGGGACGAACAGCTATGAGCATAGCGTCGGGCATAACATTGTTACTTGCTGGTTTATTAGCAGCATTCGCACCAAGTGATTCAATGATTCTATTAATCATTGCTCTGTCTTTACTTGGGTTGGGATGGAACTTTGGTTTAATTAGTGGTACTGCTCAAATAGTTGATTCTACAGAACCATCAACCCGGGCAAAAACCCAAGGAACACTCGATGTTTTTATTGCGTTAGCAGGTGCTGCTGGCGGTGCTCTTTCGGGAATGGTCGTAGCGAATACGAGTTATGCTACATTATCTTTAAGCGGAGGAATTTTATCTTTATTTCTCATACCTGTAGTCGTTTGGTCTCTTAAAAGTAAAACATAA
- a CDS encoding saccharopine dehydrogenase family protein, whose product MRTQVMVIGGYGHVGQQICLQLNEVYPGQIVAAGRSYEKAETFSRQTRGKVRPYQLDVSDPSYSEWMDKTKLVIMCLDQEDPSFAETVLRSGIDYIDISAKGMYMERVAKLDQRRISATALLSVGLAPGLTNLLSAKAASMLSSVNQIDIGIMLGLGDQHGKAAIEWTLDHVHTDYVLTKHHQRKRVKSFTGGKRVDFGGKFGKRQAYQFPFSDQQTLPSTLHVPSVTTRLCFDSRAATRAFAFTRSLGMTSLLTVPKIKERAISMIQSARMGTDQYAVKVEATGMEGNKIHQAALGIKGRDESQATAQVASAAALHLLSRRFQTGVFHIEELFSLAHENGDFALVDQKTKEKQALALRASLLTP is encoded by the coding sequence ATGAGAACACAGGTGATGGTGATTGGCGGTTATGGTCATGTTGGACAGCAAATATGTCTTCAACTAAACGAAGTGTATCCCGGGCAAATTGTTGCGGCAGGAAGAAGCTATGAGAAGGCGGAGACATTTTCACGCCAGACAAGAGGGAAAGTTCGTCCCTATCAACTAGATGTCAGTGATCCGTCATATTCGGAATGGATGGATAAAACAAAGCTAGTGATCATGTGTCTTGATCAAGAGGATCCTTCATTTGCTGAAACAGTTCTGCGATCAGGCATTGATTATATAGATATCTCCGCAAAGGGGATGTACATGGAACGGGTGGCAAAGCTAGATCAACGCCGTATCAGTGCAACGGCTTTGCTTAGTGTCGGGCTTGCGCCTGGCCTTACGAATTTATTATCAGCGAAAGCAGCATCTATGCTCTCATCAGTGAATCAAATAGATATAGGGATTATGCTTGGATTGGGTGATCAGCATGGAAAAGCCGCCATTGAATGGACGCTTGATCATGTCCATACTGACTATGTGCTTACTAAGCATCATCAGCGTAAAAGAGTCAAAAGCTTTACTGGAGGCAAACGTGTAGATTTTGGTGGAAAATTTGGAAAGCGGCAAGCCTATCAGTTCCCTTTCTCTGACCAGCAGACATTGCCGTCGACGCTCCACGTGCCTTCTGTGACGACAAGGCTCTGTTTTGATTCTCGCGCGGCGACACGTGCATTTGCTTTCACAAGGAGCCTTGGGATGACGTCACTTCTCACTGTGCCGAAAATCAAGGAACGAGCGATTTCCATGATTCAATCTGCTCGAATGGGTACAGATCAATATGCAGTGAAAGTGGAAGCGACAGGAATGGAGGGCAACAAGATTCATCAAGCAGCCCTTGGAATAAAAGGGCGCGATGAGTCTCAAGCAACAGCTCAAGTCGCCAGTGCTGCGGCATTGCATTTATTGAGCAGGCGGTTTCAGACAGGTGTTTTTCATATCGAAGAATTATTTTCATTAGCGCATGAGAATGGTGATTTTGCGTTGGTGGATCAAAAAACGAAGGAAAAGCAGGCATTAGCATTGAGGGCCAGTCTTTTAACGCCATAA
- a CDS encoding class I SAM-dependent methyltransferase has product MTENQDWHDPVAESYAATIAHKVPGYQLLHELTIDVLETELKGTAPRILTVGAGGGEEIINMLQRKEDWLITGVDPSSSMLNMAKRRVAQLQVEARVTWHETSLDKVSAEPVYDAAVNLLVIHFVEKRLPFLKEIARRLQSDAPFVLAFIGGEMKSHAFQQELHMLSLFMQRHGLEKDMFTSFQNRLGCSTHPVPEEEIREELIEAGFEDIRPYFQAGMIKGLVCKRGHSEADEK; this is encoded by the coding sequence ATGACAGAAAACCAAGATTGGCACGATCCCGTGGCCGAATCATACGCAGCCACGATTGCCCATAAAGTACCCGGCTACCAACTATTGCATGAATTAACAATAGACGTATTAGAAACTGAATTAAAGGGAACGGCCCCTCGCATTCTAACTGTCGGAGCGGGCGGGGGAGAAGAGATCATCAACATGCTTCAAAGAAAAGAAGACTGGCTTATCACAGGGGTCGACCCGTCATCTTCTATGTTGAATATGGCGAAAAGGCGAGTTGCACAGCTTCAGGTGGAAGCGCGTGTCACATGGCATGAGACCTCATTAGATAAGGTTTCTGCTGAACCTGTTTACGATGCTGCGGTGAATCTGCTTGTGATTCATTTTGTAGAAAAGCGGCTGCCTTTTTTAAAGGAGATTGCCCGCAGGCTTCAATCAGATGCACCATTTGTGTTGGCATTTATAGGGGGAGAGATGAAGTCCCATGCATTTCAACAGGAGCTTCACATGCTTTCGCTTTTCATGCAGCGGCATGGCCTAGAAAAAGATATGTTTACCTCCTTTCAAAACAGGTTGGGATGCTCGACACACCCAGTTCCTGAGGAAGAGATAAGGGAAGAATTAATCGAAGCAGGATTTGAAGACATCAGACCTTATTTTCAGGCAGGGATGATCAAGGGGCTTGTTTGCAAAAGAGGTCATAGTGAGGCGGATGAGAAATGA
- a CDS encoding helix-turn-helix transcriptional regulator gives MTNPAIHFQQLRQHIRDELAAVIDFDAACITTIDPATLLSTGSFTDESIEEIHDKLFQNEFLKKDVHQHESLAKGPIHAASLVQSGEYLNSERYQHILLPKGWSDELRAALVIEGECWGIASLYRLKDKEPFQAQDIRAVIEQTPRLAAKLRDELFKKRDIEEDDAVEQQGFLILSHDYNLLYGNETGLHWLETFQAFEQIHDKATMPRPFRALGAKILYGNIEQTAASMTRLPTGLFISLQAFRLAQGAGQEEAAFMIHIKRAQTNDILPYAAKTYRLTEREMNVLDCLLKGQSTKEIASTLFISTHTVHDHVKAMLQKTNLSSRRMLVYFFSHI, from the coding sequence GTGACCAACCCAGCCATTCATTTTCAGCAGCTGAGACAACATATCCGGGACGAGCTTGCTGCCGTCATTGATTTTGATGCTGCCTGTATCACGACAATCGATCCAGCTACTCTCCTCTCGACAGGTTCCTTCACAGATGAATCGATCGAAGAAATTCATGACAAGCTGTTTCAAAATGAATTCTTAAAAAAAGACGTACATCAGCATGAGTCTCTAGCTAAAGGACCTATTCATGCTGCGAGCTTAGTCCAAAGCGGAGAATACCTCAACAGTGAACGCTATCAGCACATTTTATTACCTAAAGGGTGGTCTGATGAATTGCGGGCAGCCCTTGTGATTGAAGGAGAATGCTGGGGGATTGCCAGCCTATATCGTCTAAAGGACAAGGAACCTTTTCAAGCACAAGATATCCGGGCGGTCATCGAGCAAACACCTAGACTCGCAGCCAAGCTAAGAGATGAACTTTTCAAGAAAAGAGATATAGAAGAGGATGACGCCGTGGAGCAGCAAGGTTTCCTCATTCTCTCCCACGATTACAATCTTCTTTATGGAAATGAGACGGGTCTTCATTGGCTTGAGACGTTTCAAGCCTTTGAACAAATCCATGACAAGGCGACCATGCCACGCCCGTTCAGAGCATTAGGGGCAAAAATTTTATACGGCAACATCGAACAAACAGCCGCAAGCATGACGAGATTGCCTACAGGGCTGTTCATCTCCCTTCAAGCATTTAGGTTAGCACAGGGAGCCGGGCAAGAAGAAGCGGCTTTTATGATTCACATCAAGAGAGCCCAAACCAATGATATTCTTCCTTATGCAGCAAAAACATACCGGCTGACAGAAAGAGAGATGAACGTCCTCGACTGCTTATTAAAGGGCCAGTCTACAAAGGAAATTGCCAGTACATTATTTATTTCAACCCATACCGTCCATGATCATGTGAAAGCGATGCTACAAAAGACAAATTTAAGCAGCAGAAGGATGCTCGTTTACTTTTTCTCTCACATATAA
- the yidA gene encoding sugar-phosphatase encodes MYKLVAIDMDGTLLNDQHMVPNEVFEAIQQAKAEGVKIVLCTGRPIGGVNRYLDDLQLNQEGDYVIAYNGALVQNSHTNEVVSELTLSYDDLTSLYKLSRELDTPMHYFDSAHLYTPNRDISEYTVLESYLTKLPLKYLPVEEADPSMRLPKMMYIDQPERLEKTIQAIPSEVKGKYMMVKSTDFFLEILHPEVSKGNAVKLLAKELGIAREEVMAIGDNGNDVSMLEFAGCGVAMGNAIDDVKAVADVVTKSNNEAGVAHVLHELVLGK; translated from the coding sequence ATGTATAAATTAGTTGCAATTGATATGGATGGTACGTTATTAAATGATCAACATATGGTGCCGAATGAGGTGTTTGAAGCCATTCAACAGGCGAAGGCAGAGGGAGTGAAAATTGTATTATGTACAGGGCGGCCTATTGGCGGAGTGAATCGTTATTTAGATGATCTTCAGCTCAATCAAGAGGGAGATTACGTGATTGCCTACAATGGGGCACTTGTCCAAAACAGCCATACAAATGAAGTGGTGTCAGAATTGACGTTATCCTATGATGATTTAACTTCTTTATATAAGCTGAGCCGTGAGCTGGATACACCGATGCATTATTTCGATTCCGCTCATTTGTACACGCCGAACCGTGATATTAGTGAGTACACAGTACTTGAATCTTACTTAACAAAGCTACCGCTTAAATATTTACCTGTTGAAGAGGCGGACCCTTCAATGAGACTTCCAAAGATGATGTATATTGATCAGCCAGAACGTTTGGAAAAGACGATACAAGCCATTCCATCTGAAGTGAAAGGCAAATATATGATGGTGAAAAGCACAGATTTCTTCCTTGAAATCCTGCATCCTGAAGTCAGCAAAGGAAACGCCGTGAAGCTTCTAGCGAAAGAGCTGGGGATTGCTCGTGAAGAGGTCATGGCCATTGGTGACAATGGGAACGACGTATCAATGCTGGAATTTGCGGGCTGCGGTGTTGCTATGGGAAATGCCATTGATGATGTCAAAGCCGTAGCAGATGTTGTGACAAAATCAAATAATGAAGCCGGAGTAGCACATGTTCTGCATGAGTTAGTTCTAGGAAAATAA
- a CDS encoding MerR family transcriptional regulator, translated as MITFTRGKLSKMSGVHIETIRFYENEGVLPEPKRAHNGYRLYDKKYVLMLSFITEARKLDFSLKEIREIIKSLFEKQSKTEAEQLLEQKVEDIQHSIQELKKRKAAIQLLTKQTLANIS; from the coding sequence ATGATTACGTTTACTAGAGGAAAATTGTCAAAAATGTCTGGTGTACATATTGAAACCATTCGTTTTTACGAAAATGAAGGTGTGCTCCCCGAACCTAAGAGAGCACATAACGGCTATCGTTTATATGATAAAAAATATGTACTCATGCTTTCCTTTATCACAGAAGCTAGAAAGCTAGATTTCTCACTCAAAGAAATTCGCGAAATTATCAAATCACTATTTGAAAAACAATCAAAAACAGAAGCTGAACAGCTGCTCGAACAAAAAGTGGAAGATATTCAACATTCCATTCAAGAGCTAAAGAAGAGGAAGGCCGCCATTCAATTGTTAACAAAACAAACATTAGCGAACATCAGCTAA